A window of Dromiciops gliroides isolate mDroGli1 chromosome X, mDroGli1.pri, whole genome shotgun sequence contains these coding sequences:
- the LOC122733966 gene encoding THO complex subunit 3-like has translation MAAAGWGREEPPSPFVFEMQKRFGSYGRTEGYRAHTAKVFSVAWSCDGARLASGSLDKTANVFLLEDNCLVREHSYQGHTDSVDQLCWHPSNPDLFVTASGDRSIRIWDVRNTKCVSTIRTKGENLNICWSPDGRTIAVGNRKDVVTFIDARTHQAKAEERFKHEVNEISWNNENTLFFLTNGNGYITILSYPDLKPVQSLNAHTSNCICIKFDPTGKYFATGSADSLVSLWDLSELVCVRCLSRLDWPITTLSFSHDGKMLASASEDHLIDIAEVETGDKIWEIQCQSGTLSVAWHPKFPLLAFACDDKKGQPEACREAGTVKLFGLPNDS, from the coding sequence atGGCAGCAGCAGGTTGGGGGAGAGAGGAACCTCCTTCCCCTTTTGTGTTTGAGATGCAGAAGCGGTTCGGTAGCTATGGCAGGACGGAAGGGTACCGGGCACACACCGCCAAGGTATTCTCGGTGGCCTGGAGCTGTGACGGGGCTCGCCTTGCTTCTGGCTCCCTTGATAAGACGGCCAACGTCTTCCTGCTGGAAGATAATTGCCTGGTGCGGGAGCACAGCTACCAAGGCCACACGGACAGTGTTGACCAGCTGTGTTGGCACCCCAGCAACCCTGACCTGTTCGTCACGGCCTCGGGGGACAGAAGCATTCGCATCTGGGACGTGCGCAATACCAAGTGTGTGAGCACCATCAGAACCAAAGGTGAGAACCTGAACATATGCTGGAGCCCCGACGGCCGTACCATTGCAGTGGGCAACAGAAAGGACGTAGTTACGTTCATTGACGCCCGCACCCACCAGGCCAAGGCGGAGGAACGCTTTAAGCATGAGGTCAATGAGATATCCTGGAATAATGAAAATACCTTGTTCTTCCTCACCAATGGCAATGGCTACATCACTATCCTGAGTTACCCGGACTTAAAGCCTGTGCAGTCACTCAATGCCCATACTTCCAACTGCATCTGTATCAAGTTTGATCCAACCGGCAAGTATTTCGCGACCGGAAGTGCTGATTCCCTGGTGAGTCTTTGGGATCTTAGCGAGTTGGTGTGTGTGAGGTGCCTCTCCCGGCTGGACTGGCCAATAACAACCCTCAGTTTCAGCCATGATGGGAAAATGCTCGCATCGGCATCTGAGGATCATCTCATTGATATTGCTGAAGTGGAGACAGGAGACAAGATTTGGGAGATACAGTGTCAGTCTGGAACTTTAAGTGTGGCCTGGCACCCCAAATTTCCACTGCTAGCTTTTGCCTGTGACGACAAAAAAGGTCAACCAGAAGCTTGCCGGGAAGCGGGAACTGTGAAACTGTTTGGCCTTCCAAATGACTCATAA